Proteins encoded together in one Sulfitobacter sp. THAF37 window:
- a CDS encoding DUF6878 family protein, with amino-acid sequence MTNPQIDYAAMAAQWRAERETTLKATRAELIAQLRALGISEVTAEYEGYGDSGNIEDVTVQSAEVKLPEVLATEVGDFAWSLAYHHHPGFENNEGGYGTLTWDIAADSITLDHADRYVECSHSYDEGL; translated from the coding sequence ATGACCAATCCCCAGATCGACTATGCCGCAATGGCGGCTCAGTGGCGCGCGGAGCGCGAAACCACCCTGAAGGCGACCCGAGCGGAGCTGATCGCGCAACTACGTGCGCTTGGCATCAGCGAAGTCACTGCCGAATACGAAGGCTATGGCGACTCCGGCAATATCGAGGATGTGACCGTGCAGTCTGCGGAGGTCAAACTGCCGGAGGTGCTTGCCACAGAGGTGGGCGATTTCGCCTGGTCGCTCGCTTATCACCATCACCCTGGGTTCGAGAACAACGAGGGCGGCTATGGCACGCTGACCTGGGACATTGCAGCAGACAGCATCACACTCGATCACGCCGACCGCTATGTCGAATGCTCACACAGCTATGACGAGGGGCTTTGA
- a CDS encoding strawberry notch family protein, translating to MTKPNPANPTLSISDANVASALAQIGAEIDHQPLRSSALARIMRETFLGSDSGGAWDWRKAYDLMQAAAVQMLLREDNAAGDIATAKLLASRLLTETRRSEQQIRLQQFSTPLAFAALMVCAAAIRKGETVLEPSAGTGALAAFAARAGAMLLLNDIDPFRQSLLRAVFGGEVTSHDGEHIDDLLQTPVLPDIVVMNPPFASSVDRSRDKHIAAKHLIAAAKRLAHGGRLVAIMPPGFTPERDAAHWSRACGLLTPRLALTMPGQVYRKLGTSVETQLMVFDKVQEDGEMIRASVRDLDEALAYVDAVAATRPEARPAQRVASMPHARPTVHSSAPRKTAAAPLAASNPRPNAVRPLSFTSFQTPRDNRPVSDIYARYRPQRIEIAGAQEHPTPLVESIAMASVAPPVPSDTASAELRLPARLIEDGHLSEAQLETIIMAHDAHGRDLPGRFTIDDDQTKLTRADDDPDANAYRLGYFLGDGTGCGKGRECAGLILVNWLAGRRKAIWVSKSATLIEDAIRDWTDLGGSPADIQPLSKWKPDQPIPMGDGILFVTYATLRSAGKCGTTRLSQILAWMGDDFDGVLAFDEAHAMQNAAGSEQGRGVKPSQQGLAGLRLQLAAPRARVFYISATGATSVHNLAYAARLGLWGQGPEYPFPSRESFVSAMEAGGVAAMEVVARDLKTLGLYTARALSFDGVEYDVLEHALTPAQIEIYDAYAGAFRTIHHNLEAALTATGVNDASGETNASAARASAKSRFESTKQRFFNHLLMGMKALTIIRAIEDDLAAGHACVIQVVSTGESLLKRRLETMDPDDELVEVALTPRDYVLGYLEQAFPIHAQKLVEIDGNMVAEPLRDEAGALVVSREALALRDAAMMELMTLAPIPSALDQILWAFGDEAVAEVTGRSIRPLKAEDGHLFIEKRSASSNSSETQAFMDGEKDVLIFSDAGGTGRSYHAAQTAKNQKRRRHYLLEPGWRADAAIQGLGRTHRSAQVSAPFFRVCTSDVHGEKRFTSTIAKRLDQLGALTKGQRETGSQGMFREEDNLESPIARAALRGYFADLAAGRAEAMSYESFTDWTALRLIDKDGVLLEELPPIQRFLNRVLALPIHMQNALFAEFMRRIADQTERARAAGTLDLGVETLRGEKIEQVSTEDLWTCPKSGAVTRIIGLEVTDPVHVLSADDALSRNPDKRPMVNRASGRAALISARPMQMYDEDIVTLMRKAVRSNGSSYLEETRFEASAWEEIGKPEFAGLWDAEAASLPKTTTTKLYLLTGLLLPIWKDIPTTNERIYRVTPDGATAMIGRTLSEEGAAALRARFLVSNPQTPQEMLTAALGTTAPVDLGRGLTMTRRRVAGEMRLELSGAERGMIEGLKSIGCFTEIIAFQLRVFLPHGDGVDTGDILARIVGMRTSKAAEQAA from the coding sequence ATGACCAAGCCCAATCCGGCGAACCCGACTCTTTCAATCTCTGACGCTAACGTCGCCTCTGCGCTGGCGCAAATCGGCGCGGAAATCGACCACCAGCCCCTGCGCAGCTCAGCGCTCGCACGCATCATGCGAGAGACCTTTCTTGGTAGCGATTCTGGCGGTGCCTGGGACTGGCGGAAGGCCTATGACCTGATGCAGGCCGCGGCCGTCCAGATGCTGTTGCGGGAGGACAACGCAGCGGGTGACATCGCCACCGCAAAGCTGCTTGCCTCACGGCTGCTGACGGAAACCCGCCGGTCAGAGCAGCAGATCCGGCTGCAGCAGTTTTCCACGCCGCTGGCATTCGCGGCCCTGATGGTGTGCGCCGCGGCGATCCGCAAGGGCGAGACCGTGCTGGAGCCCTCGGCTGGCACTGGTGCCCTGGCTGCTTTCGCCGCCCGGGCCGGTGCCATGCTTTTGCTCAATGACATCGACCCCTTTCGCCAGAGCCTATTGCGCGCTGTCTTCGGTGGCGAGGTGACGAGCCATGACGGCGAGCATATCGACGATCTGCTGCAGACGCCGGTTCTACCCGACATCGTGGTGATGAATCCGCCCTTCGCCTCTTCGGTCGACCGATCCCGCGACAAGCACATCGCCGCCAAACATCTCATTGCGGCTGCAAAGCGTCTCGCGCATGGCGGGCGGCTGGTGGCGATCATGCCGCCGGGATTCACGCCCGAACGCGATGCCGCGCATTGGTCGCGCGCTTGCGGTCTCCTGACGCCGCGCTTGGCCCTCACGATGCCGGGACAGGTTTACCGCAAGCTCGGCACCTCTGTGGAAACCCAGCTGATGGTCTTCGACAAGGTGCAGGAGGACGGAGAGATGATCCGCGCCAGCGTCAGGGACTTGGATGAAGCCTTGGCATATGTCGACGCAGTGGCCGCAACCCGGCCCGAGGCGCGCCCCGCCCAAAGGGTGGCGTCGATGCCGCACGCGCGGCCGACCGTTCACTCTTCTGCCCCGCGCAAGACCGCCGCTGCGCCTCTCGCCGCCTCCAATCCACGGCCCAATGCCGTCCGTCCGCTCAGCTTCACAAGCTTTCAGACCCCGCGCGACAACAGGCCCGTCTCGGACATCTATGCGCGCTACCGGCCGCAGCGCATTGAGATCGCGGGCGCGCAGGAACATCCCACTCCGCTGGTCGAAAGCATCGCCATGGCTTCCGTGGCGCCGCCCGTGCCTTCGGACACGGCCAGTGCGGAATTGCGCCTGCCAGCCAGGCTGATCGAGGATGGGCATCTCTCCGAGGCTCAGCTCGAGACCATCATCATGGCCCATGATGCCCATGGGCGTGACCTGCCGGGGCGGTTCACCATCGACGACGACCAGACCAAACTCACCCGTGCCGATGATGACCCGGACGCCAATGCTTATCGCCTTGGCTACTTCCTCGGTGACGGCACGGGCTGCGGCAAGGGGCGCGAATGCGCCGGGCTCATCCTGGTGAACTGGCTCGCTGGACGCAGAAAGGCGATCTGGGTCTCCAAATCCGCCACGCTCATCGAGGACGCGATCCGCGACTGGACCGATCTTGGCGGCTCGCCCGCCGACATCCAGCCGCTCTCCAAATGGAAACCGGATCAGCCCATCCCGATGGGCGACGGTATCCTCTTCGTCACCTACGCCACGCTGCGGTCCGCGGGCAAATGCGGCACCACGCGACTGAGCCAGATCCTCGCCTGGATGGGCGACGACTTCGATGGCGTGCTGGCCTTTGATGAGGCCCATGCCATGCAGAACGCGGCAGGGTCCGAGCAGGGCAGGGGGGTCAAACCCTCCCAGCAGGGCCTTGCGGGCCTGCGGCTGCAACTGGCCGCACCCCGCGCCCGCGTCTTCTACATCTCGGCCACGGGTGCCACGAGCGTGCATAACCTCGCCTATGCCGCGCGGCTCGGACTCTGGGGGCAGGGCCCCGAATACCCCTTCCCAAGCCGCGAGAGTTTCGTGTCGGCGATGGAAGCCGGCGGCGTTGCCGCCATGGAAGTGGTCGCGCGTGATCTCAAGACGCTCGGCCTCTACACGGCGCGCGCCCTCAGCTTCGATGGCGTGGAGTATGACGTGCTCGAACACGCACTTACTCCGGCCCAGATCGAGATCTACGACGCCTATGCGGGTGCGTTTCGGACGATCCACCACAATCTGGAAGCCGCACTGACTGCGACCGGTGTCAATGACGCCTCGGGGGAGACCAATGCCTCGGCCGCCCGCGCCTCGGCCAAGTCCCGGTTTGAAAGCACCAAGCAGCGCTTCTTCAACCATCTCCTGATGGGCATGAAAGCCCTGACCATCATCCGCGCCATCGAGGATGACCTCGCGGCGGGCCACGCTTGCGTCATCCAGGTGGTCTCGACAGGTGAGAGCCTGCTGAAACGCCGGCTTGAAACGATGGACCCCGACGACGAGCTCGTCGAGGTTGCCTTGACGCCGCGCGACTATGTTCTGGGCTACCTCGAACAGGCCTTCCCGATCCACGCGCAAAAGCTCGTGGAGATCGACGGCAACATGGTCGCGGAACCCTTGCGGGATGAGGCCGGCGCGCTGGTCGTCTCGCGCGAAGCGCTCGCTTTACGTGACGCGGCCATGATGGAGTTGATGACGCTGGCGCCGATCCCCTCGGCGCTCGATCAGATCCTCTGGGCTTTTGGCGATGAGGCCGTGGCAGAAGTCACGGGGCGGTCCATCCGGCCCCTCAAGGCCGAGGATGGTCATCTCTTCATCGAGAAGCGCAGCGCAAGCAGTAATTCGTCGGAGACCCAAGCCTTCATGGACGGCGAGAAGGATGTCTTGATCTTTTCCGATGCGGGCGGGACGGGCCGGTCCTATCATGCGGCACAAACGGCCAAGAACCAGAAGCGGCGGCGGCACTACCTGCTGGAGCCCGGCTGGCGCGCCGATGCGGCCATCCAGGGGCTGGGCCGCACGCATCGCTCTGCGCAGGTCAGCGCACCCTTCTTCCGGGTCTGCACCTCAGATGTGCATGGCGAGAAGCGCTTCACTTCGACGATTGCCAAGCGCCTCGATCAGCTTGGGGCCCTCACCAAAGGCCAGCGCGAGACCGGCTCGCAAGGCATGTTCCGCGAGGAGGACAATCTGGAAAGCCCGATCGCACGGGCGGCTTTGCGGGGATATTTCGCCGATCTTGCCGCCGGGCGCGCCGAGGCGATGAGCTACGAGAGTTTCACCGACTGGACCGCCCTGCGGCTGATCGACAAGGACGGGGTGCTGCTCGAAGAGCTTCCGCCGATCCAGCGGTTTCTCAACCGGGTGCTGGCGCTGCCCATCCACATGCAGAACGCGCTCTTTGCCGAGTTCATGCGCCGGATCGCTGATCAGACCGAACGGGCGCGCGCGGCAGGCACGCTCGATCTCGGCGTGGAAACCCTCCGCGGCGAAAAGATCGAACAGGTCTCGACCGAGGATCTCTGGACCTGCCCGAAATCCGGCGCCGTGACGCGGATCATCGGGCTCGAGGTGACGGACCCGGTCCATGTGCTGTCGGCGGATGACGCCCTGTCGCGCAACCCCGACAAGCGGCCGATGGTCAATCGCGCCTCCGGCCGCGCGGCGCTCATTTCGGCGCGCCCCATGCAGATGTATGACGAGGACATTGTCACGCTGATGCGCAAGGCCGTGCGATCCAACGGGTCGAGCTACCTCGAGGAGACGCGATTTGAGGCCTCGGCCTGGGAAGAGATCGGCAAGCCCGAGTTTGCAGGGCTTTGGGATGCTGAGGCTGCGTCCCTGCCGAAAACCACCACGACCAAGCTCTACCTGCTGACCGGGCTGCTGTTGCCGATCTGGAAGGACATTCCGACCACGAATGAACGCATCTACCGGGTCACGCCTGACGGGGCGACGGCCATGATCGGGCGCACGTTGAGCGAGGAAGGGGCAGCCGCGCTGCGCGCCCGCTTCCTTGTCTCCAACCCGCAAACGCCGCAAGAGATGCTGACTGCCGCCCTCGGCACCACCGCACCGGTCGATCTGGGCCGGGGTCTCACGATGACCCGTCGCCGGGTTGCAGGCGAGATGCGCCTCGAGCTCTCTGGTGCGGAACGGGGCATGATCGAGGGTCTCAAGTCCATTGGGTGTTTCACCGAGATCATCGCCTTCCAGCTGCGGGTGTTCCTGCCGCATGGGGACGGTGTCGACACGGGCGACATTCTGGCCCGGATCGTGGGGATGAGAACCAGCAAGGCGGCAGAACAAGCCGCCTGA
- a CDS encoding StaA has protein sequence MAADVNSYDAWFRAQVQTALEDARAGTSQVQVMQAAQALIDAKRQGQSKP, from the coding sequence GTGGCGGCTGATGTCAATTCGTATGACGCGTGGTTTCGTGCGCAGGTACAGACCGCGCTTGAGGATGCACGCGCGGGAACTTCACAGGTTCAGGTAATGCAGGCCGCGCAGGCTTTGATTGATGCGAAGCGCCAGGGCCAATCCAAGCCCTGA
- a CDS encoding type II toxin-antitoxin system YhaV family toxin: MSGDSVPAQAPLVVNGWSIYAHPLFLDQLEGLIEEVEARKARDPKTWRKKNCTKRLAAIFKLVAEAIPADPGSAAFRQGGTLGDHRKHWFRAKFFQQYRLFYRFNSDAKVIVVAWVNDDKTLRAYGSKTDAYATFKGMLEDGNPPDDFDALLKEAAVADKRFETSLEAAPDR, from the coding sequence ATGAGCGGCGATAGCGTGCCCGCCCAAGCGCCCCTTGTCGTAAACGGATGGTCGATTTATGCGCATCCGCTCTTTCTGGACCAGCTAGAAGGGCTGATCGAGGAGGTCGAGGCGCGTAAGGCACGCGATCCAAAGACATGGCGAAAGAAGAACTGCACGAAACGGCTTGCCGCCATCTTCAAGCTGGTGGCCGAGGCCATACCGGCGGATCCGGGTTCCGCGGCCTTCCGGCAAGGCGGCACACTCGGCGATCACCGCAAGCACTGGTTCCGGGCGAAATTCTTCCAGCAGTATCGGTTGTTCTACCGGTTCAACAGCGATGCGAAGGTCATCGTGGTGGCCTGGGTGAACGACGATAAGACCCTGCGCGCCTACGGCAGCAAGACGGATGCCTATGCGACGTTCAAAGGGATGCTGGAAGATGGAAATCCACCTGACGATTTCGACGCGCTCCTGAAAGAAGCTGCGGTGGCGGACAAGCGGTTCGAGACGTCTCTCGAAGCGGCGCCCGATCGGTAA
- a CDS encoding type II toxin-antitoxin system PrlF family antitoxin, protein MTALAEDVSKLTDRYQTTVPAGVRKQLKLGKGDQIRYCTEPSGRVYIEPVRSDEEDPALGAFLDFVEADIKAHPDRIRAFDGALHDRLAALVGEVEVDLDAPLSLEDE, encoded by the coding sequence ATGACAGCGCTCGCAGAAGACGTCTCGAAACTCACGGATCGGTATCAGACGACCGTGCCGGCGGGTGTGCGCAAACAGCTCAAGTTGGGCAAAGGCGACCAGATTCGCTACTGCACCGAGCCGAGTGGCAGGGTCTATATCGAGCCCGTGCGCAGCGACGAGGAAGATCCTGCGCTCGGAGCCTTTCTCGATTTTGTCGAGGCCGATATCAAGGCGCATCCGGATCGCATTCGGGCGTTCGATGGGGCTTTGCATGACCGTCTTGCAGCACTGGTCGGAGAGGTTGAGGTCGATCTCGATGCGCCGCTATCGCTTGAGGATGAATGA
- a CDS encoding regulator: MAILKFSASAAAAQIAHARACKTFLPNWNGPVDRPALILIVGNGVHLRSNGIDGTTTRIVTTEQADPSFAFAEGMNPFRDTDWMAQRRMAFRDLTGQFYTDILDDVQVLIDRGRGAIRLATDGHSIRVFVRRASDYLIGGTYEVPSGIGGTFRVILKDACDTCAIVQNCGNCEDFDAMQPYRVPLDALMEIDDRRVA, translated from the coding sequence ATGGCTATTCTCAAGTTCTCTGCGTCCGCTGCCGCGGCGCAAATCGCCCATGCGCGCGCCTGCAAAACCTTCCTGCCCAACTGGAACGGACCCGTGGACAGGCCCGCCCTGATCCTCATCGTCGGCAATGGTGTGCATCTGCGCTCAAACGGCATCGATGGCACGACCACCCGCATCGTCACCACCGAACAGGCCGATCCGTCCTTCGCCTTCGCCGAAGGCATGAACCCGTTTCGGGACACCGACTGGATGGCGCAGCGCCGCATGGCGTTTCGCGATCTGACCGGCCAGTTCTACACCGACATCCTGGATGACGTGCAGGTGCTCATCGACCGGGGGCGGGGGGCCATCCGGCTCGCCACCGATGGCCACAGCATCCGCGTCTTCGTGCGCCGGGCTTCGGACTATCTCATCGGCGGGACCTACGAAGTGCCCTCGGGCATCGGCGGCACCTTCCGGGTCATCCTCAAGGATGCCTGCGACACCTGCGCGATCGTGCAGAACTGCGGCAATTGCGAGGATTTCGACGCCATGCAGCCCTACCGCGTGCCGCTCGATGCCCTGATGGAAATCGATGACCGGAGGGTGGCGTAA
- a CDS encoding ParB/RepB/Spo0J family partition protein → MTTNFAPLTVAIGDLVPHPANVRSNAPETYDPENIAHLKASIAVLGLLQPLLVQKLDGKYAVLAGGRRHAALKELVADKATKGFTAKTKVDCRLVPEDCDVTTALSLAENITQAPMNAIDEFEAFARMMEVDGQTPETIAKTFGTTVAAVKGRLRYGLIHPDIRTAARAKTITLDTMKAFTEHPSQAAQREVYKALTKDGGYLQAYTVRQAFKSRGVQVSDDIGAFVRADYEARGGAVAADLLEEHSVLEDAALVETILLEKLGAAAEEARIRQGFAWADAMVRYDYATMADYGRVYPGPIEPDEAAQKRIEDITAELDKLQLEMEDEGLEDDAYNALYDRVDALEDEARDLQEAYSAEDLARAGVIASWSAGKVTLHVGLVRPGDTVKEEGARDSSANPTGEEAPDAGEISYPASLAEDLKTERAMALGAAMALHPEATLDLTLFKLVSDVLASGMSATQAIKIDARKEYRSHAKMDEIDETSLEQVAAAHDALDLSWLDDARAPADQFAAFRALNAGEKAKLVAYATASTTQSCFARDRQRDSLMHAFEIEIMPDIRAHWTPNAALFNRFKKAWLLKILGEDLGLAQEAVTLASSSKKEIVAFCDKLFAEPFATLTDAQRAAVAAWCPPMMQTAGVACDEAEPAAETPEPDSEVPQAA, encoded by the coding sequence ATGACTACGAACTTTGCCCCTCTCACCGTCGCCATCGGCGATCTGGTGCCGCATCCCGCTAATGTGCGCAGCAACGCGCCGGAAACTTATGACCCCGAGAACATCGCGCATCTGAAGGCCAGCATCGCTGTGCTGGGTCTGCTCCAACCGCTGCTCGTCCAGAAGCTCGACGGCAAATACGCTGTGCTCGCCGGCGGCCGACGCCATGCCGCGCTGAAGGAGCTGGTCGCGGACAAGGCCACCAAGGGGTTCACTGCGAAGACCAAGGTAGACTGCCGCCTCGTGCCGGAGGACTGTGACGTCACGACGGCGCTGTCGCTTGCCGAAAACATCACCCAGGCGCCGATGAACGCAATCGACGAGTTCGAGGCCTTCGCCCGGATGATGGAGGTCGACGGCCAGACGCCCGAGACGATCGCAAAGACCTTCGGCACCACGGTGGCCGCCGTGAAAGGCCGGTTGCGCTATGGCCTTATCCACCCCGACATCCGCACCGCGGCACGGGCCAAGACGATCACGCTCGACACGATGAAAGCCTTCACCGAGCACCCGAGCCAGGCGGCGCAGCGCGAGGTCTATAAGGCGCTCACGAAAGACGGCGGCTATCTGCAGGCCTACACCGTTCGACAGGCGTTCAAATCCCGCGGTGTGCAGGTCAGTGACGATATCGGGGCTTTCGTGCGCGCGGACTACGAGGCGCGGGGCGGCGCTGTCGCGGCCGATCTTCTGGAAGAACATTCCGTGCTCGAGGATGCGGCGCTGGTCGAGACCATCTTGCTCGAGAAGCTCGGGGCTGCCGCCGAGGAGGCCCGCATAAGGCAGGGCTTTGCCTGGGCCGATGCGATGGTGCGCTATGATTACGCGACCATGGCCGACTACGGCCGCGTCTATCCCGGCCCGATCGAGCCGGATGAGGCCGCCCAGAAGCGCATCGAGGACATCACCGCCGAGCTTGATAAACTGCAGCTCGAGATGGAGGATGAGGGGCTCGAGGACGATGCCTACAATGCCCTTTACGACCGCGTCGACGCTCTGGAAGACGAAGCCCGCGATCTGCAGGAGGCCTACAGCGCCGAGGATCTCGCCCGCGCTGGTGTGATTGCGTCGTGGTCGGCCGGTAAGGTCACGCTCCATGTGGGCCTCGTCCGCCCGGGAGACACCGTGAAAGAGGAAGGCGCGCGCGACTCCTCGGCTAACCCGACCGGGGAGGAGGCCCCGGACGCCGGCGAGATCAGCTACCCGGCCTCACTGGCCGAGGATCTCAAGACCGAGCGGGCCATGGCGCTTGGGGCCGCGATGGCACTGCATCCCGAGGCCACGCTCGATCTGACGCTCTTCAAGCTAGTCAGTGATGTTCTGGCCAGCGGCATGAGTGCCACGCAGGCGATCAAGATCGATGCCCGCAAGGAATACCGCAGCCATGCCAAGATGGACGAGATCGACGAGACCTCGCTCGAGCAGGTGGCGGCGGCGCATGATGCGCTTGATCTGTCCTGGCTCGATGACGCCCGCGCGCCCGCCGATCAGTTCGCGGCGTTTCGCGCGCTCAATGCAGGGGAGAAGGCCAAGCTCGTGGCCTATGCCACGGCCAGCACCACGCAGTCCTGCTTCGCGCGGGACCGCCAGCGCGACAGCCTGATGCATGCGTTCGAGATCGAGATCATGCCTGACATTCGCGCCCACTGGACGCCGAATGCGGCGCTCTTCAACCGCTTCAAGAAGGCCTGGCTCCTGAAGATCCTCGGCGAGGATCTGGGTCTCGCCCAGGAGGCGGTGACGCTGGCCTCGTCCAGCAAGAAGGAGATCGTCGCCTTTTGCGACAAGCTCTTCGCCGAGCCCTTCGCCACACTCACGGACGCGCAGCGCGCTGCCGTGGCCGCCTGGTGCCCGCCGATGATGCAGACCGCCGGTGTCGCCTGTGATGAGGCGGAGCCTGCTGCGGAAACCCCGGAGCCTGACAGCGAGGTCCCGCAAGCGGCCTGA
- a CDS encoding DUF3768 domain-containing protein, with the protein MPMTVQPLPDRPDPTVIAAQNDAFRKLACLGVPPAQPIQGRMHVTRSLMEAGDGFMAEAVKATGAFDTFEPENDPEGWHDFGAVEIRGETVFWKIDLYEADSDFRYGAETPDNPATTMRVLTIMLARDW; encoded by the coding sequence ATGCCCATGACCGTTCAACCCCTGCCAGACCGTCCCGATCCGACCGTGATCGCGGCGCAGAACGACGCGTTTCGCAAGCTCGCATGCCTTGGAGTGCCGCCCGCGCAGCCCATCCAGGGCCGCATGCATGTCACCCGCTCGCTTATGGAGGCCGGCGATGGCTTCATGGCCGAAGCGGTGAAGGCCACCGGTGCGTTCGATACATTCGAGCCTGAGAATGATCCCGAAGGATGGCACGATTTCGGGGCGGTCGAGATTCGCGGCGAGACCGTGTTCTGGAAAATCGATCTCTATGAAGCAGACTCGGATTTCCGCTACGGGGCCGAGACCCCGGACAACCCCGCCACCACCATGCGCGTGCTGACCATCATGCTGGCGCGCGACTGGTAG
- a CDS encoding DUF6330 family protein, giving the protein MSRKEPKMLRVACFEDGRRKIITFKRGAYWWSQSDGAYPFPATLESIKEQGGWIETIPNPNYRPKGLFG; this is encoded by the coding sequence ATGTCACGCAAGGAACCCAAGATGCTGCGGGTGGCCTGCTTCGAAGACGGCCGCCGCAAGATCATCACCTTCAAGCGCGGTGCCTATTGGTGGAGCCAGTCTGATGGCGCTTATCCGTTCCCGGCAACGCTCGAGAGCATCAAAGAACAAGGCGGCTGGATCGAAACCATCCCCAACCCGAATTACAGACCCAAGGGGCTGTTCGGGTAG
- a CDS encoding MbcA/ParS/Xre antitoxin family protein yields MHITNFAEAGQFEPRKIAAALRTSAEEIALTVGLGKDALQRRTRIGSDKTQRRLRELVEVLNKVEPRFGSELMAYAWYRSEPLPGFDGRTAMQLVQEGKAQQVLEYIDAVDAGVFA; encoded by the coding sequence ATGCACATCACGAACTTTGCAGAAGCTGGGCAATTCGAACCGCGCAAGATCGCCGCAGCCTTGCGCACTTCGGCTGAGGAAATCGCATTGACCGTTGGCTTGGGCAAAGATGCGTTGCAGAGGCGAACCCGCATCGGTTCGGACAAGACGCAGCGTCGCCTGCGCGAGTTGGTTGAGGTGCTGAACAAAGTCGAACCGCGCTTCGGCTCAGAACTGATGGCCTATGCATGGTACCGGTCAGAGCCCCTGCCCGGCTTTGATGGCCGGACAGCCATGCAGCTGGTGCAGGAAGGCAAAGCTCAGCAAGTTCTGGAATACATCGATGCGGTCGATGCGGGCGTCTTTGCCTGA
- a CDS encoding RES family NAD+ phosphorylase gives MPLKDGRYTGPLYRALNPVYAREPLSGRGAELYGGRFNAKGTPTLYTSLDPATALREANQVGSLQPTILVSYKADLGPIFDTRHQDGLDRYGATEAMLADPVWRMKMLDGQLVPTQELARALNADGFAGLLIQSFAKGASSSDFNIVLWGWAGKNGSLEVVDDEERLSRM, from the coding sequence ATGCCGCTGAAAGATGGGCGCTACACAGGGCCACTCTATCGCGCCCTGAACCCGGTCTATGCGCGTGAACCTCTCTCCGGACGAGGCGCTGAACTCTATGGAGGGCGCTTCAACGCCAAGGGCACCCCTACGCTCTACACCTCGCTGGATCCCGCGACCGCTCTTAGAGAAGCCAACCAGGTCGGCAGCCTGCAACCCACGATCCTGGTGTCCTACAAGGCCGACCTTGGGCCTATTTTCGATACCCGCCATCAGGACGGACTTGACCGGTATGGCGCGACCGAGGCGATGCTTGCCGACCCTGTATGGCGCATGAAGATGCTCGATGGCCAATTGGTGCCGACACAGGAGTTAGCACGCGCCCTCAATGCGGATGGGTTTGCAGGGCTTCTGATCCAGAGTTTTGCCAAGGGCGCGTCATCATCAGACTTCAACATCGTTTTGTGGGGCTGGGCTGGCAAAAACGGTTCTTTGGAAGTTGTGGATGACGAAGAACGGCTGTCACGCATGTGA